In Legionella israelensis, the genomic window TAAGGAAGTATATCTTTCCCTTTTAATCGGATAATTTGCAGAGGTTTGCTCATGACAGTTCCTGTGCGTTTTTTATTTTTTAAATACGAATGAATAAAGGTAGCAGAGCTTACCATCAGAGTGCATACCAAAGCGGCACCATCGATCAAGCGGTTTTCATTGTACCCTGAAGATGAAAAACCATATTATCTCATGAAATACCTATGTTTACCCTTAAATTTATGAGAAATCATAACTTATTCTAAGGATAAGAAAATTAAAGCTAAAATGGCAAAAAACATACCAACAATTTGTTTAGGTGTGATGCTTTGTTTAAGAAAAATGACCGATAAAAAAAGGGTAATCAAAGGGTACATGGAAGTGATTAATATGACGGGCATGGCTGGACCATTTCGTAGAGCAATAATAAAAAAAAGACAACCTAATCCATTTGCCAGTCCATTTAAAAGCCCGTATACACTCCCTTTAATACAAAATTCCGGTTTAAAATCTAAAAGAAATAATGCTACAGCGCCAGCTAATAAAACACCAAGACTTGAATAAAAAGCGATGGAGAGTGGCTGGATGATATGACTGGCTCTTGCTCCCCAATATCCCCAAAAACCATATAGAAAAAGTGATAGAATCGATGAAAAATACCAAGGGCTTACTGTCATGATGCCTTCTCAATGCTTGGGTAAGGCATTATACTGTATTTCAGTCTGGTTGCAAAAATGATGACGGCAGCCGATAAAAGATAAGTGCAGAGAATCTAACCATTTCTATATTTTTCCACAAAAAGCCAAGATAAATTCAAAGCTTATTTTGCCGGGAAAATCAGGGATATGTACCGGCCTTAAACCTGTAATGCTACGCTGTTATCCGAGCTATCATCTTCATCATAACTCCAGTCATCGAAGAGATCACCTATGGAAAATGCTATAACGCATGCATCATATCTAGCACGTAATATAGAATATCCCTCTTCAAATAACCCATAATTTATTGCAATATATGTGTCACTGTCCAGATTAAATTCACCCCATTTAATGGGAAAAATCCTGGAGCTCAGCTCTTCCAAAGGGTTATGCAAACTTGTTGCCACACGATTATAATCTTCTAATCCATACTCATCATTATGAGATAAAAGATATTGTATCATGCACTTAGTTTTTAATTGCAGGATGTTTGTTTTTAATACACAAATATCTTTCATGACATCCTTTTCATCTTTTTTGAAAAAATTCTCAGAAAGCTCGTCCATTTTATTGTTTAGCTCTTCCATTTCATTCAATAGACGGATATTTTTTTCGTCATTGAGTATTTCAGCATAAGAATTTTGGATGTGTTTTATATCTGAATTAAATTCCGTGGAAACCTTGTTATAAATACGCCTATCATTCGATGATTTTTTAAAAAAACGATTTGTTCGTGTCATAATCACTCCCGAAATTATATAAACAAATGGTAAGGCATTTATATTAAAACTGAATGAAATTTAGGTCGCATTTGCGACAGTTACGCTCAGGTTAAGTATGAATGTTGAGCTAATGCACAATAATTTCTATCAAATTGATTAATTCCCAGCAAATAACTATATTTAGTCCAGAGAGAGAATAGGGAGATA contains:
- a CDS encoding EamA family transporter, with protein sequence MTVSPWYFSSILSLFLYGFWGYWGARASHIIQPLSIAFYSSLGVLLAGAVALFLLDFKPEFCIKGSVYGLLNGLANGLGCLFFIIALRNGPAMPVILITSMYPLITLFLSVIFLKQSITPKQIVGMFFAILALIFLSLE